One window of the Candidatus Chryseobacterium colombiense genome contains the following:
- the lysA gene encoding diaminopimelate decarboxylase, translating into MNPKELLKIANEFGTPVYVYDAESIKNQYEKLTSSFLKHTKFFYAAKALTNINILKYVKNLGASLDCVSINEVKLGLKAGFTKEKILFTPNCVDLAEIEEAMTFGVHINIDNISILEQFGNKYGNTYPILVRINPHIFAGGNYKISTGHIDSKFGISIHQVRHIERVMKSTNLNVEGLHMHTGSEIKDPDVFLQALDIMLELSEHFPNLKYLDMGSGFKIPYQDTEEETDVKTLGKKVEKVISEFSKSTGKKFELWFEPGKFLVGKSGYLLVKANVIKQTTATVFVGVNSGFNHLIRPMFYDSYHVIENLSNPKGAERIYTVVGNICETDTFAWDRKLNEVREGDILVFQNAGAYGFEMSSNFNSRLKPAEVLFLDGKAHLIRKRDEFEDLLRNQIEVL; encoded by the coding sequence ATGAATCCAAAAGAATTATTAAAGATTGCCAATGAGTTTGGCACCCCGGTGTATGTTTACGATGCTGAATCTATTAAAAATCAATATGAAAAACTTACATCTTCTTTTTTAAAACACACAAAGTTCTTCTACGCAGCGAAGGCATTGACCAACATTAATATTCTTAAATATGTGAAGAACTTAGGGGCTTCTTTGGATTGCGTATCAATTAATGAAGTGAAACTCGGTTTAAAGGCAGGGTTTACGAAAGAAAAAATATTATTTACACCTAACTGTGTAGATTTGGCGGAGATTGAAGAGGCGATGACTTTCGGAGTGCATATCAATATTGATAATATCTCTATTCTTGAGCAGTTTGGGAACAAATACGGAAATACCTATCCGATTTTAGTAAGAATCAATCCCCATATTTTTGCAGGGGGAAACTATAAAATTTCTACAGGACATATCGACAGTAAATTCGGTATTTCTATTCATCAGGTTCGTCACATCGAAAGAGTGATGAAATCTACCAACCTGAACGTAGAAGGTCTTCATATGCATACGGGAAGTGAAATTAAAGATCCGGATGTTTTCCTGCAGGCTTTAGATATCATGCTTGAGCTTTCTGAACATTTTCCGAATCTGAAATATCTCGATATGGGAAGCGGATTTAAAATTCCTTATCAGGATACTGAAGAAGAAACCGATGTGAAAACATTGGGTAAAAAAGTGGAAAAAGTAATCTCTGAATTTTCAAAATCAACGGGTAAAAAATTCGAATTATGGTTTGAACCTGGGAAATTCCTGGTTGGAAAAAGCGGATATTTATTAGTAAAAGCGAATGTAATTAAACAAACCACCGCTACGGTTTTTGTTGGAGTAAATTCTGGTTTCAATCACCTGATCCGCCCAATGTTCTATGATTCTTACCACGTTATTGAAAACCTGTCTAATCCAAAGGGAGCGGAAAGAATCTATACGGTAGTTGGAAACATTTGCGAAACAGATACTTTTGCCTGGGACAGAAAGCTGAATGAAGTAAGAGAAGGTGATATTCTGGTTTTCCAGAATGCGGGAGCTTATGGTTTCGAGATGAGTTCAAACTTCAATTCAAGATTAAAGCCTGCTGAAGTTCTTTTCTTAGATGGGAAAGCCCATTTGATCAGAAAAAGAGATGAATTTGAAGATTTGTTGAGAAATCAGATTGAAGTATTATAA
- a CDS encoding DUF5808 domain-containing protein, with protein MNNEDKESSHWKFGLFYYNKEDKRIFPPKRFGYGWTINFANPLSISAFLLILVIIGVISLLLNK; from the coding sequence GTGAATAATGAAGATAAAGAATCTTCTCACTGGAAGTTCGGTCTTTTTTATTACAATAAAGAAGATAAGAGAATTTTTCCTCCGAAAAGGTTTGGATATGGCTGGACGATAAATTTTGCCAATCCATTATCTATTTCAGCATTTTTATTGATCTTGGTTATAATCGGTGTTATTTCCCTCCTTTTGAATAAGTAG
- a CDS encoding 3'-5' exonuclease — translation MYSIIDIESNGAGYRKECIIDIAVYRYDGQKIVDQFISLVNPESDITPFVQKLTSITPKMVKTAPKFHEIARRIVEITKNTTLVGHNIDFDYRMLRQSFQRLGYDFKINTLDTIPLAKKLIPDEVSYSLGKLVKSLGIPLTNHHRAEGDARATLELFKLLVSKDTENEIIQKQHDETNAKTYINKIKELTQDLPNEKGFVYFQNEGGKIIFSDHVQDINKFSKKVFNSKSKKWESIQNEVEQINYELTGTDIIAKLLLNSKGVKKRDPLPFGLYCRNDKYVVEKNKLNKVEKPILKFRSFTQGSKAMQFINAIDEYSIAENLKKKIDFKKRSELWLGSGRKLGEKLFLIIENGKPVSYGFYELFTQIQTMSKISKLKIDLLLPTADLINELQLALLRGDFETLPLPK, via the coding sequence ATGTATTCAATTATTGACATAGAGAGTAATGGTGCAGGTTACAGAAAAGAATGCATTATAGATATTGCTGTTTACAGGTATGATGGCCAGAAGATTGTAGACCAGTTTATTTCATTGGTAAATCCGGAAAGTGATATTACTCCTTTTGTACAGAAATTGACCAGTATTACTCCGAAAATGGTTAAAACAGCTCCGAAATTTCATGAAATAGCCCGGAGAATTGTTGAAATTACTAAAAATACAACATTGGTAGGTCATAATATCGATTTTGATTACAGAATGCTGCGTCAGTCTTTTCAGAGACTGGGATATGATTTTAAAATCAATACGCTGGATACCATTCCATTGGCGAAAAAACTGATACCGGACGAAGTCAGCTATTCTCTCGGAAAACTTGTAAAATCTCTTGGCATTCCTTTGACGAATCATCACAGAGCAGAAGGAGATGCAAGAGCAACGCTGGAATTATTTAAGCTTTTAGTTTCAAAAGATACTGAAAATGAAATTATTCAGAAACAGCACGACGAGACAAATGCTAAAACTTACATCAATAAAATAAAGGAACTGACTCAGGATCTTCCTAACGAAAAAGGCTTTGTTTACTTTCAGAATGAAGGGGGTAAAATTATTTTTTCAGATCATGTGCAGGATATCAATAAATTTTCGAAGAAGGTCTTTAACTCCAAGTCAAAAAAATGGGAGTCCATTCAAAATGAAGTGGAGCAGATTAATTATGAGCTTACCGGGACGGATATTATTGCTAAGCTGCTTTTGAACTCTAAAGGAGTCAAGAAAAGAGATCCGCTTCCGTTCGGATTGTACTGCAGAAATGATAAGTATGTGGTTGAAAAGAATAAACTAAACAAAGTTGAAAAACCGATTTTGAAATTCAGGTCTTTCACACAGGGTTCAAAAGCAATGCAGTTCATTAATGCAATTGATGAGTATAGTATTGCTGAAAATCTTAAGAAGAAAATTGATTTCAAAAAAAGAAGTGAGCTGTGGTTGGGAAGCGGGAGAAAACTAGGAGAAAAATTATTCCTTATCATAGAAAACGGAAAACCTGTTTCCTATGGCTTCTATGAATTGTTTACGCAGATTCAGACCATGAGTAAAATCTCGAAGCTTAAGATCGATTTATTGTTACCAACAGCTGATCTTATCAATGAGCTGCAATTGGCTTTGCTTCGGGGTGATTTCGAAACATTACCTTTGCCGAAATAA
- a CDS encoding DUF853 family protein codes for MADKAQFIEEQNARYTPKGEHIILGKGMLDGEVIPEVNVTIPLKTINRHGLIAGATGTGKTKTLQVFAEQLSHQGIPSLVLDIKGDFSGIAEAGTENPAIQERYAKTQLPYNPQAFPVELMTISGERGVKLRATVTEFGPVLLSKILQLNDTQQSIMAIVFKYCDDKGLPLIDLDDLKKVLQYVTDNAQGKAELAANYGSIAPASLGAILRSIVALEQQGASSFFGELSFDVHDLLQTRDGKGVVNILRVVDIQSKPQLFSTFMLSLFAEIYMTFPEEGDSGRPKLVLFIDEAHLIFDESSKALVSQIETMVKLIRSKGVGIYFITQIPGDVPEAVLSQLGLKIQHALRGFTAKDKKEISKAVENYPTTEFYDAATLIQNLGIGEAFVTALDEKGIPTPLVHTYLISPESRMDVLNDAEISELTNNSALVAKYQNAINSESAYEMLVTRMEQAAQNAAPTQKTKPVKEEPGMFEQVLNSRQGRTFTNTLLREGAKAILGMLGLGGRRR; via the coding sequence ATGGCAGACAAGGCACAATTTATTGAAGAACAAAATGCAAGATATACTCCGAAAGGGGAACACATCATATTAGGAAAAGGAATGTTGGACGGAGAAGTGATTCCCGAAGTAAATGTTACCATTCCTCTGAAAACAATTAACCGACACGGTCTTATTGCAGGAGCAACAGGGACAGGAAAAACCAAAACTCTGCAGGTTTTTGCAGAGCAGCTTTCTCATCAGGGAATTCCTTCTTTAGTATTGGATATTAAAGGAGACTTTTCAGGAATTGCAGAAGCAGGAACGGAAAATCCTGCAATTCAGGAGAGGTATGCAAAAACTCAGCTTCCTTACAATCCACAAGCTTTTCCGGTTGAGCTGATGACGATTTCCGGAGAAAGGGGAGTGAAGTTAAGAGCTACGGTGACCGAATTTGGTCCCGTTTTATTAAGTAAAATCCTTCAACTGAATGATACGCAGCAGAGTATCATGGCAATAGTCTTCAAATATTGTGATGACAAAGGATTGCCTTTGATTGACCTTGATGATTTGAAAAAAGTACTGCAGTATGTAACAGATAATGCGCAGGGTAAAGCCGAATTGGCTGCTAATTATGGCTCGATTGCTCCGGCTTCTTTAGGCGCAATTTTAAGGTCCATTGTTGCTTTGGAACAGCAGGGAGCTTCAAGTTTCTTTGGAGAGTTAAGTTTCGATGTTCATGATTTATTACAAACCAGAGACGGAAAAGGTGTTGTTAATATTTTGAGGGTTGTTGATATTCAGAGTAAACCACAACTGTTTTCAACTTTCATGCTTTCGTTATTTGCGGAAATTTATATGACCTTTCCAGAAGAAGGAGATAGCGGGAGACCAAAATTGGTTCTTTTTATAGATGAAGCCCATCTTATTTTTGATGAATCCTCAAAAGCATTAGTATCGCAGATAGAAACTATGGTAAAACTGATTCGTTCAAAAGGAGTCGGGATTTACTTTATTACCCAGATTCCGGGAGATGTTCCGGAAGCGGTTCTTTCACAGTTAGGATTAAAAATCCAACATGCACTGAGAGGCTTTACGGCCAAAGATAAAAAGGAGATTTCAAAGGCAGTAGAAAATTATCCGACGACGGAATTCTATGATGCTGCAACACTGATCCAAAATTTAGGAATTGGAGAAGCTTTTGTGACGGCTCTGGATGAAAAAGGAATTCCTACACCTTTGGTTCATACCTATTTAATTTCTCCTGAATCAAGAATGGATGTTCTGAATGATGCAGAAATTTCTGAGCTGACCAATAATTCGGCATTAGTTGCGAAATATCAAAATGCGATCAACAGTGAATCTGCGTATGAAATGTTGGTGACCAGAATGGAACAGGCGGCGCAAAATGCAGCTCCGACCCAGAAAACGAAACCGGTAAAAGAAGAACCGGGAATGTTTGAACAGGTTCTGAATAGCAGGCAGGGAAGAACTTTTACGAATACTTTGCTGAGAGAAGGAGCAAAAGCGATCTTGGGAATGTTAGGACTTGGGGGAAGAAGAAGATAG
- a CDS encoding MBL fold metallo-hydrolase produces MKVEQIYTGCLAQGAYYIVSENEAAIIDPLREIKPYLDRLEKDGVTLKYIFETHFHADFVSGHLDLSKNTGASIVYGPTAQPHFETIIAEDNQIFEIGKIKIKALHTPGHTMESTTYLLIDENGVETAIFTGDTLFLGDVGRPDLAQKAGSVTQEDLAGILYDSLQTKIMPLDDSITVYPAHGAGSACGKNMQKETVDILGNQKRTNYALNQPDKESFIREVLDGLTAPPKYFGMNVAMNKGGYESFETVMDKGLTPVFVEDFESFAEETGALILDTRNAADFHKGFIPNSINIGLKGDFAPWVGTLIVDVKHPILLVCEEGTEEEAITRLSRVGFDHVVGYLKGGFEAWKNAGKETDEVKRISPSEFAEAFNADSKVIDVRKLTEYSAEHIDNAYNKPLDTISDWITSIDDSEHFFLHCAGGYRSMIAASILNSHGIRNFTEIEGGFNGIKKTEKFPTTDFICQSKTL; encoded by the coding sequence ATGAAAGTTGAACAAATATATACAGGATGCCTGGCTCAGGGTGCATATTATATTGTATCTGAAAATGAAGCAGCAATTATTGACCCGCTGAGAGAGATAAAGCCTTATCTTGACCGCTTGGAAAAAGACGGTGTAACTTTAAAATATATTTTTGAAACTCACTTCCACGCAGATTTTGTCTCGGGACATTTGGATTTAAGCAAAAACACCGGGGCTTCTATTGTATATGGACCTACTGCACAACCTCATTTTGAAACCATTATAGCCGAGGATAATCAAATTTTTGAAATCGGAAAAATTAAAATAAAAGCACTTCACACTCCTGGTCACACGATGGAAAGTACAACTTACCTTCTAATTGACGAAAACGGGGTGGAAACAGCAATTTTTACTGGAGACACTTTATTTTTAGGAGATGTGGGAAGACCGGATCTTGCTCAAAAAGCGGGAAGTGTTACCCAAGAGGATCTTGCAGGAATTTTATATGATAGTCTGCAGACGAAAATCATGCCTTTGGATGACAGCATTACGGTTTACCCGGCTCATGGTGCCGGTTCTGCCTGCGGAAAAAATATGCAGAAAGAGACTGTTGATATTTTAGGAAATCAAAAAAGGACCAATTACGCTCTTAATCAACCGGATAAAGAATCTTTCATCAGAGAAGTTTTAGATGGATTAACTGCTCCGCCAAAATATTTCGGAATGAATGTCGCCATGAATAAAGGAGGCTATGAAAGCTTCGAAACAGTTATGGACAAAGGCTTAACACCTGTTTTCGTGGAAGATTTTGAATCTTTTGCAGAAGAAACAGGCGCTTTGATATTAGACACAAGAAATGCAGCAGATTTCCACAAAGGCTTTATTCCAAACTCCATCAATATTGGCTTGAAAGGCGATTTTGCTCCTTGGGTGGGAACTTTAATCGTTGATGTAAAGCACCCCATATTATTAGTTTGTGAAGAAGGAACAGAAGAGGAAGCTATTACCAGATTAAGCAGAGTTGGATTTGATCATGTTGTAGGATATTTAAAAGGAGGATTTGAAGCATGGAAAAATGCAGGAAAGGAAACTGACGAAGTAAAAAGAATCTCTCCTTCCGAATTTGCAGAGGCATTCAATGCAGATTCTAAAGTAATCGATGTAAGAAAACTGACAGAATATTCTGCTGAACATATTGACAATGCCTACAACAAACCATTAGACACAATCAGCGACTGGATTACGTCCATTGATGATTCTGAGCATTTCTTCCTCCACTGTGCAGGAGGCTACAGAAGTATGATCGCCGCAAGCATCCTTAATTCACATGGAATCAGAAATTTCACGGAAATAGAAGGAGGCTTTAACGGCATTAAAAAAACAGAAAAATTTCCGACAACAGATTTTATTTGTCAGTCGAAAACGTTATAA
- a CDS encoding nitrilase family protein, whose protein sequence is MKITGLNLDIIWKDKTGNFQQIEKELQNQEADLFLLPEMFSTGFCMDASEVSDRNQESLEFLKKMSKEKNAAFCGSAPVEDNGKFYNRMYFVQTNSQVDFYDKRHLFSFSGEDKVYTPGKERVIVDYKGFRILLQVCYDLRFPVFARNNDDYDAILYVANWPEKRVGAWEHLLKARAIENLSFVFGLNRIGTDGNNLLYQESSHCFFADGKEISQKQGNIVSAHLNIEELKDFRNYFQFLNDRDSFKMLD, encoded by the coding sequence ATGAAGATCACAGGACTGAATTTAGATATCATCTGGAAAGATAAAACAGGAAACTTTCAACAAATAGAAAAAGAATTACAAAATCAGGAAGCAGATTTATTTCTACTTCCGGAAATGTTTTCGACGGGATTTTGTATGGATGCATCCGAAGTTTCAGACAGAAATCAGGAATCTTTAGAGTTTTTAAAGAAAATGTCTAAAGAAAAAAATGCTGCTTTTTGTGGAAGTGCTCCTGTGGAAGACAACGGGAAATTTTACAACAGGATGTATTTTGTGCAGACGAATTCTCAGGTTGATTTCTATGATAAAAGGCATTTATTTTCTTTTTCTGGAGAAGATAAAGTATATACTCCGGGAAAAGAACGGGTAATTGTTGACTACAAAGGTTTCAGGATTCTGTTGCAGGTTTGTTATGATCTTCGTTTTCCTGTTTTTGCAAGAAATAATGATGATTATGATGCCATTTTATATGTTGCCAACTGGCCTGAAAAAAGAGTAGGAGCCTGGGAGCATTTATTGAAAGCGAGAGCAATTGAAAATTTATCTTTTGTCTTTGGATTAAACCGAATCGGAACAGACGGGAATAATTTGCTGTATCAGGAAAGTTCACACTGTTTTTTTGCAGACGGCAAAGAAATTTCTCAAAAACAAGGAAATATTGTTTCTGCTCATTTAAATATAGAAGAATTAAAGGATTTTAGAAATTATTTTCAGTTTTTAAATGATCGTGATTCTTTTAAAATGTTAGATTAA
- the rseP gene encoding RIP metalloprotease RseP — MEIAIKLFQFILSISILVILHELGHFLPAKWFKTKVEKFYLFFDPWFSIAKKKIGETEYGIGWLPFGGYVKIAGMVDESMDTEQLKQPAQPWEFRAKPAWQRLIIMLGGVTVNFFLAWLIYGCLSFFNGETTFDTTKVETPMHYTNVAKAMGFKDGDKILKVDGKTQNNLDKLSLDILLSDQVTVLRDGKETTFNTNDDGKALAFKDENPKGFLTPRYAAVIDTIINPKTAEAGLKVGDQVVSANGQKINYYDEFQAAVGKSAGKPINIEVLRNGAVQPLSIPVSKEGTIGIASYKQLEKYANTQHFTFGQSIGRGFTRSIESLTYQVKQFKLIFNKKVQGYKKVGGPLAIIKNMPIDQSKDGSISINWTAFWSFTAMFSVWLAFLNLIPIPGLDGGHVIFTLYEMIVGKPVPQKVLENAQMVGVIFLLGLMLLIFGSDIFKAITGNL, encoded by the coding sequence ATGGAAATAGCAATCAAACTGTTTCAATTTATATTGAGCATTTCTATCTTGGTAATCCTTCACGAACTTGGGCATTTTTTACCCGCAAAATGGTTTAAAACCAAAGTTGAAAAATTCTATCTTTTCTTCGATCCGTGGTTCTCTATTGCTAAGAAAAAAATTGGTGAAACCGAATATGGTATCGGATGGCTTCCTTTCGGAGGATATGTAAAAATCGCCGGAATGGTAGATGAAAGCATGGATACCGAGCAATTGAAGCAACCTGCACAGCCTTGGGAATTCAGAGCAAAACCGGCTTGGCAAAGATTAATTATCATGTTGGGCGGGGTTACGGTAAACTTTTTCCTGGCTTGGCTTATTTATGGATGTCTATCCTTCTTCAACGGAGAAACGACTTTTGACACTACGAAGGTTGAGACCCCGATGCATTATACCAATGTTGCAAAAGCAATGGGCTTCAAGGATGGTGATAAGATCCTGAAAGTTGACGGAAAAACTCAGAATAATTTAGATAAACTATCACTGGATATTTTGTTAAGTGATCAGGTTACTGTTTTAAGAGATGGAAAAGAAACCACTTTTAATACTAATGACGATGGAAAAGCTCTTGCCTTTAAAGATGAGAACCCTAAAGGATTTCTTACACCAAGATATGCCGCTGTCATTGACACGATTATCAATCCTAAAACGGCTGAAGCAGGATTAAAAGTTGGCGACCAGGTAGTTTCTGCAAACGGGCAGAAGATCAACTATTATGATGAATTTCAGGCAGCAGTTGGAAAAAGCGCTGGAAAGCCAATTAATATTGAAGTCCTAAGAAACGGGGCAGTACAGCCATTAAGCATTCCTGTTTCAAAAGAAGGAACAATCGGCATTGCCTCTTACAAGCAACTGGAAAAATATGCCAATACTCAACACTTCACATTTGGTCAATCAATCGGAAGAGGATTTACAAGAAGTATTGAAAGTTTGACTTATCAGGTGAAACAGTTCAAATTGATCTTCAACAAAAAAGTACAGGGATATAAAAAAGTAGGAGGACCTCTTGCTATCATTAAAAACATGCCTATTGACCAATCGAAAGACGGAAGTATCTCGATCAACTGGACTGCATTCTGGAGTTTTACGGCAATGTTTTCAGTTTGGTTAGCATTTTTGAACCTAATTCCTATCCCGGGATTGGATGGTGGACACGTTATTTTCACATTATACGAAATGATTGTTGGAAAACCTGTTCCTCAAAAAGTATTGGAAAATGCACAAATGGTAGGCGTTATCTTCCTGTTAGGCTTAATGTTACTGATTTTCGGAAGCGATATCTTCAAAGCGATAACCGGAAACTTATAA
- a CDS encoding alpha/beta hydrolase encodes MNIKLSIFLFSLLLSFWTSAQTTDKLNNTIATRQIHEEQYVPINGIEQWVTINGNLSKPVILFLHGGPGSPITPYIDVLYKDLEKDFIIVQWDQRGSGRTYGHNNPPEELTPEYLKNNPLTLEQMTSDGIVLSQYLLQHLGKKKIILSGTSWGSALGVKIATKAPELFYAYVGHSQIVNPNFSIERYSKLYKIAEERKDNDALQILNTIGKPPYSIAKNTGMLYRVIKKYEKANSTPAPGNWFVLAPEYDNEKDSKNREDSDDYSFVNFVGDQKLGVQSMGAPVDMMKDNLDFKIPVYLIQGEEDILTPKEMSKKYFDALKAPKKEYFLLPKAAHGFNQSVVDTQYKIFRSIKTD; translated from the coding sequence ATGAACATTAAATTATCTATTTTCCTGTTTTCATTGCTGCTTTCATTCTGGACCTCTGCACAAACAACAGATAAGCTAAATAACACAATTGCTACCCGTCAGATTCATGAAGAGCAATATGTTCCTATCAATGGTATTGAGCAATGGGTAACCATTAACGGAAATCTTTCCAAGCCTGTTATTTTGTTTCTGCACGGAGGGCCGGGAAGTCCCATTACTCCCTATATTGATGTTTTGTATAAAGATCTCGAAAAAGATTTTATCATTGTTCAGTGGGACCAGCGCGGTTCTGGAAGAACATACGGACACAATAATCCTCCTGAAGAGTTGACACCGGAATATTTAAAAAACAATCCGCTCACCCTGGAGCAAATGACTAGTGATGGCATTGTGCTTTCCCAATATCTTTTACAACACCTTGGAAAGAAAAAAATTATTCTTTCCGGCACATCTTGGGGATCTGCTCTTGGAGTAAAAATAGCCACCAAAGCACCTGAACTTTTTTATGCATATGTAGGGCATTCTCAAATTGTGAATCCTAATTTTAGTATAGAAAGATATTCAAAACTTTACAAAATAGCGGAGGAAAGAAAAGATAATGATGCCTTGCAAATATTGAACACTATAGGCAAGCCTCCCTATTCCATTGCAAAAAATACAGGAATGCTTTATAGAGTAATCAAAAAATATGAAAAAGCAAACTCTACTCCTGCGCCGGGAAATTGGTTTGTTCTGGCTCCGGAGTATGACAATGAAAAGGACAGTAAAAACAGAGAAGACAGTGATGATTACTCGTTTGTCAATTTTGTTGGTGATCAGAAATTAGGTGTACAATCGATGGGAGCTCCTGTCGACATGATGAAAGATAATTTAGATTTTAAAATTCCTGTTTACCTTATTCAAGGTGAGGAAGATATTCTGACTCCTAAAGAAATGTCTAAAAAGTATTTTGATGCCCTAAAAGCCCCTAAGAAAGAATATTTCTTACTGCCTAAAGCGGCACACGGATTTAATCAGTCGGTCGTAGATACTCAATATAAAATATTCAGGAGTATAAAAACGGATTAG